One genomic window of uncultured Erythrobacter sp. includes the following:
- a CDS encoding adenylate kinase, with protein sequence MNIILLGPPGAGKGTQSAGLVERHGMKQLSTGDMLRAAVKAQTPVGIKAKAVMDRGELVSDEIVSDLIDAELEAMGAETGAIFDGYPRTAAQADSLDEILAKHGRSLDHVIELGVDEDALVERITGRFSCANCGALYHDTANPTSKEGVCDNCGNTEFKRRPDDNEETVRKRMQEYRAKTAPILPGYEARNIVTRVDGMAAIDEVAGAIDAILG encoded by the coding sequence GTGAACATCATTCTTCTTGGCCCTCCCGGGGCAGGCAAGGGTACGCAAAGTGCTGGCCTGGTGGAACGGCATGGCATGAAGCAGCTCTCCACCGGAGATATGCTGCGTGCGGCCGTGAAGGCTCAGACGCCTGTTGGCATCAAGGCCAAAGCTGTGATGGATCGCGGAGAGCTCGTTTCGGACGAGATTGTCTCTGATCTGATCGATGCCGAGCTAGAGGCGATGGGCGCGGAGACGGGCGCAATCTTCGATGGCTATCCGCGCACCGCTGCACAGGCCGACTCCCTCGATGAAATCCTCGCCAAGCATGGGCGCTCGCTTGATCATGTGATTGAGCTCGGGGTGGACGAAGACGCATTGGTCGAACGCATCACCGGGCGCTTTTCGTGCGCAAATTGCGGTGCGCTTTATCACGACACTGCAAACCCGACTTCGAAAGAAGGCGTGTGCGACAATTGCGGAAACACCGAATTCAAGCGTCGTCCCGACGACAATGAAGAAACTGTCCGCAAGCGGATGCAGGAATACCGTGCCAAGACAGCGCCGATCCTGCCCGGCTATGAAGCCCGCAATATTGTCACGCGGGTCGATGGCATGGCAGCCATCGACGAAGTGGCCGGGGCAATCGACGCAATTCTGGGTTGA